CACAAAGCAGCGCCAAAGATTAAAGTTATGCAGGCTGAGAGGAAAAGCGATCGCCTGTATTAACCACCACAGCATTACCAGCCAGCTAGGTTTTCCGCGCTCAAAATTAGATATATCGTATGTAGTTAAGTCAATAAGTGCTGGCTCATGCAAAGATGTTGTGTATTCACAATCTCCCTGTGTATTACTTGAGATCATCCAAAAATAAGCAAATTGTCAGAAACAATTCAGAAACAATAATAGCAAAACGTTAAATCAAGCAAGAACCTTGTAAAAGGTAACTTTAATCTAGCCTGATATATTTTTTAGTCAAGTTTATTGAATATTTCTTATCTTGGTAATGCCAGGGAACAGAGAAAGTGAGCTAACAGCTATTGATTAAAACTCAATTAAAAGTAATCACAGTGTTTTACGTATTATATCGCTCGATTAATTCTCTGTTATCCGATGATTCTAATCTTTTGCGACGACGACGCAGACGATACATAATAAAACCAGTAATAAACAAAATTAGAGAAAACCCGACAAAAACGTAAAGAATGCGAGTAGATAAACTGCCAAATGTGCCAAAGTGCAGTTTCAGCCAAGAAATTACAATGCGATCACCTAGTGACTGTTGCTGAGGTGAACCTTTGATTTTGAGAACTTTAGCCCTATAAGGATCGAGATATACAGTGCGATCGTAAGATTCTCTATAAACTTCAACTCGATCGCTAGAGGAAAAAGGTACATACATCTCTCCCACCAGTAAATCTGGCGATGCTTTAATTGCTTGCTGTAATAAAACATCAAGTTTTGCCCTGGTTGGATTCGTTTGAAGATCGACATTAACTACAACGGTTTCCTCTTCACTAGCTGGCTGAGGACTAAAAGTAAGAGCGTGGGTTATTGGTACTGACCAATGATAAAAACAGAGAAAAAAGCCTGTAATAGCTGTCAAGGCTAAAAAAACTGCCACAATAATCCCTATAACTTTGTGTAGGTCGAAATTACGTCGCTTGCTATCTGCCTTGCACTTAATTTTGAAACCTGCTTTGAGGTTACGCCAGCCAGGTCATAATAAAATACCCGTAATTGCCATAACGAATAGAAGTAAACCTGTAATTCCTGTTGCATACATTCCCGTATCACCTTGAATAAACAAGCGATAGTGGAGATTGAGCAAAAATCGATAATAGCTAAAGCGATCGATGCGATCGCTTAAAATTGGTCCTGTGTAAGGATTGACAAATATAGTATGTATCCCGTATAAATAAACTCCTGCTTCAATACTGTTCGGTTAGTCGCTAAAGCATTTTGTCCGCCCCCTAAATCCCCCAACTCTAGGGGACTTATTTAAATCTGGCTTCCCCAATTTTGGGGGCGGGGGGGCTTAAGCGAACGTTATTGACTCCTGCTTCATCCTTAGAATCAGGCGCGATCGCTTCTACCATTAACGATTGTTTTTTGTTTCCATTCCAACTGAGAGAATCGATTTTCCAGTCTGGGTAAGCTGCTTGTACGGTTTTAAAAATGCGATCACTGTTAATCATTTCTGCTTGGGGAGCGATCGTGCCGATCTGTCGGCTAACCAGCCAAGGATCGATTCGTAGAAAGCTAAAGTTGAAGACAGGCGATTATTTGATAATAACGGTTGAGATAGAGTTCGGTACGAGTTTCGTCCAAGTTTTCTCGTGGTTCTGGATCTCCTAAATAACGGCTAATCGGGATATCGGCGACTTCATTATTACTTAAAACTACAAGTTTGCGATCGACTGGTCGAGTATCATCTAAATAGGAAAATTCCAGGGTTAACTCGGTATCATCACTAATTTGCCATGATAAAGTCGGTGCAATAAAAAATCTTTCAGTCTGTACGCCATCACGAAAACTGCCAGCAAATGTATTTATTCGTAAAGATTAAGCTGCTGGAAATTGCTACGGTATAGGTTTTGTGATTTATTAATAACATTACTGTAGCTCAATAGGCGATCGCGAATCAATGAAAAACTTGTTTAGAACCAGCCTGTGTACTATTAGCCTGAGTTTGATTGCTAGTTCAGTAAACGGACAGATTGCACCAGACGGTAGTTTACCTACTAACGTGGATCGACAGGGAAATGTAACCGAAATTACAGGAGGAGAACAAGCCAGAAGCAACTTATTTCACAGCTTTCAAGATTTTTCTGTGCCTACAGGCAACGAAGCTTTTTTCAACAATGGCATAGATATCGATAATATTCTCTCTAGAGTTACAGGGGGGAATATTTCTAGTATTGACGGACTAATTCGGGCTAATGGTTCAGCAAATCTGTTTTTAATTAATCCAGCGGGAATTATCTTTGGTAACAATGCCAGATTGGAAATCGGTGGTTCGTTTTTTGGCAGTACCGCGACAGGGATTGAATTTGAAGACGGCACTGAGTTTGTCAGCACGAATGCAGCTACCCCTGCCTTAACTATTAATGCTCCCATTGGACTGAATCTTCGGGGAACTACAGGAAATATTAGTAGTACTGGTAACTTAAATAGCGATCGCCATCTTACTCTTTCTGCTCACAACTTAAATCTTCAAGGACAACTACAAGCAGGAGAAAGTCTCACTCTAGAGGCATTAAACACAATTACTGCTAGAGATAAAATCGATCATCCTTTTATCCTCGCAGCAGGACAAGAGCTATCTTTACAGGGTAGTACTGTTGATATTTTTGTCTTGAATAATGCTGCTAGTGGTTTATTTTCAGGTGGTGAATTAACTCTAAGAAGTGATAACCCGATTAACGGTGATGCTCATTATTACAGCGGTGGCAGTTTTCGTATTGAACGGCTAGATGGAAGTCTTGGCGATTTTGTAAGTTTGACAGATCCTCTGATTCAATCCCAGGATGATGTAAGTCTGGCGAGTTACACAGGAGCATCATTACATATTCAGTCGGGAGGGAATGTCACTATCGCTGGAGATGTTAATATTACAGGTGTCGAGACAGCCGAAAATTCTTTACGAGAAACTATTATTCTGAGCGAGGGTAGTCAGTTAAATATTGATGGCAGTGCTGAACCAACTTTAGATATTCGTGCAGGAACAAGTAGCGTAGATTTTCTGGCAGCAACAGAGTTAAGAGCTGCTCCGCCCATACAATCAGGAAGTAATATTAAGATCGGCGGTACGGTTAATAATCCTGGAGGAACGGTTTTACTAACTAATCAATACCAACCTAATACCAATTTGGCTGCGGGTGATATTACAGTAACAGCGATCGATACCAGCAATCCTGCTGGCAATGGCGGTGATGTATTTCTTGATTCGCGCCAGGATATTAATGTTCCTAACGGCATTAATACTTCTTCAATAGTTAATGCTCAACTAACGACACAAGCCAATTTAACAACCTTTCCCCAGATCACAATTGCTTCAGGTGATGCAGGAGATATCGCCCTATTTGCCAACCGACTTATTTCTATAGGCGATTTCAATGCTTTTTCTACAGTTAATCTCAATCTCAATACCGAAGTAGATACGATTAATGAAGCCAATAATATCTTTGCTATTCCTCAAGCCAAGATTATTGCTGGTGCGGGGGGCAATATAAATCTGCGGGCAGGAAACAATATTAATGTAGGTAAGATCGATTCTAGTTCGGCGATCGCCATAAACAGCGACTCCACATCTTTAGATAGTTTTTCAATAATTACCGCCTTATTGGAACTCAATACTGGCGATGGTGGACGTATTAATCTGGATGCGCAAGACAATCTTACTACAGAAAATATTAGTTCTAACGTGGCAGTTAGCGATCGCCTTAATAGTAATGCCGAAACTACGCCTAATATTACCCTGTCGGTATCTGAGATTGGTCTAACTATTGCTCAAGCCGATCTTGGATCGGGGGGCGAAATTTTCTTAGAGGCTGGAGAAAATATTAATACAGGTTCATTAGATTCTTCTATTTCTGTAACTAACATTGCCAATAATACCGCAGCTATTTTAGCAACCAATCCTCAAGCTGCTACTGTTGAAAGACCATCTAGAGTAAATTCTCGAATTAAACTTATTTATGAGAATACTAATGTTGGCAAGGGTGGAGATATCGCCTTAAATAGCGATCGCGCTAGCGTTGATGATATAGATTCTTCCATTGTGCTAACTTCCGAAAATACCGTGTTTGCTGAAACTATTGCTGATAATAATGCTGCTGCTAACTCTTTGGCTAGAAGCGATAACACTTTAAATGTAGTTGGCGATCGCCCAGGCAATATCATCTTTAATGTGGCAGAAGAAGTAGACTTTGATAGTCTTAGTGCTGCTGCCACTACTAATAACGGTATTAATAATTTAGATTCTCGTGCTTTTTCTAACAGTGAAAATGCGATCGCTACTGCTAATGGCGACGGCACAAATATCATTACATTTGATTCACAGGTTAACTTTGCGCTAATTGCTTTCGATCTCAACGTGCCTGATGTGGATTATGCGATCGAGACCAAGAATATTTTACCTAGTAATAATATTAATAATATTCAACCTGTAGCCTTGAATGGCTGTCCCGTAAACGCCGATCCAGCCAA
The Coleofasciculaceae cyanobacterium DNA segment above includes these coding regions:
- a CDS encoding filamentous hemagglutinin N-terminal domain-containing protein, with translation MKNLFRTSLCTISLSLIASSVNGQIAPDGSLPTNVDRQGNVTEITGGEQARSNLFHSFQDFSVPTGNEAFFNNGIDIDNILSRVTGGNISSIDGLIRANGSANLFLINPAGIIFGNNARLEIGGSFFGSTATGIEFEDGTEFVSTNAATPALTINAPIGLNLRGTTGNISSTGNLNSDRHLTLSAHNLNLQGQLQAGESLTLEALNTITARDKIDHPFILAAGQELSLQGSTVDIFVLNNAASGLFSGGELTLRSDNPINGDAHYYSGGSFRIERLDGSLGDFVSLTDPLIQSQDDVSLASYTGASLHIQSGGNVTIAGDVNITGVETAENSLRETIILSEGSQLNIDGSAEPTLDIRAGTSSVDFLAATELRAAPPIQSGSNIKIGGTVNNPGGTVLLTNQYQPNTNLAAGDITVTAIDTSNPAGNGGDVFLDSRQDINVPNGINTSSIVNAQLTTQANLTTFPQITIASGDAGDIALFANRLISIGDFNAFSTVNLNLNTEVDTINEANNIFAIPQAKIIAGAGGNINLRAGNNINVGKIDSSSAIAINSDSTSLDSFSIITALLELNTGDGGRINLDAQDNLTTENISSNVAVSDRLNSNAETTPNITLSVSEIGLTIAQADLGSGGEIFLEAGENINTGSLDSSISVTNIANNTAAILATNPQAATVERPSRVNSRIKLIYENTNVGKGGDIALNSDRASVDDIDSSIVLTSENTVFAETIADNNAAANSLARSDNTLNVVGDRPGNIIFNVAEEVDFDSLSAAATTNNGINNLDSRAFSNSENAIATANGDGTNIITFDSQVNFALIAFDLNVPDVDYAIETKNILPSNNINNIQPVALNGCPVNADPANLQPRPIETSQGNIYPARGITLKNGIIRLTAKPTRGNVNRNLLQFSGCK